The Zootoca vivipara chromosome 16, rZooViv1.1, whole genome shotgun sequence genome has a segment encoding these proteins:
- the MELK gene encoding maternal embryonic leucine zipper kinase, translating into MAMDDYEELLKYYELHETVGTGGFAKVKLARHLLTGEKVAIKIMDKLSLGDDLPRVKTEIDAMKSLSHQNICRLYQVIETPKKIFMILEYCPGGELFDYIIAKDRLAEEEARIFFRQIVAAIAYVHSQGYAHRDLKPENLLIDAEHNLKLIDFGLCAKPLGGLDYHLSTCCGSPAYAAPELIQGKAYIGSEADIWSMGVLLFALLCGFLPFDDDNVMALYKKIVRGKYETPKWLSPASELLLHQMLQVDPKKRIMVKHLLSHPWLMHGYSFAVQWQSKYPLGRLDEDCITELSVYHKCSRESMAEMISEWKYDHVTATYLLLQSKKAHGKPVRLRIPNVMAEGASITPSREQKVFKKALSYDGNLDGNEMACGFGSMEFLACCEESQPVCNTPKTKQPQLFLDGGEFTSPLLPVPRRRASKKYANKENSGACSTAKPEPFVLPPPKTPREKRVLTTPNRAFLPEERSQAATSETPVKLPSSTKPGELEAGVISPERRCRSVEVDLNQAHFESGQKRKGTKVFGSLERGLDKVITMLTPNKKRGSTKDGPRKLKAHYNVTTTNLLNPDELLKEIIAILPKKQVEFVQKGYKLKCQTQSDFGKVTMQFELEVCQLSKPEGVGIRRQRLKGDAWVYKRLVEDILCSCKL; encoded by the exons ATGGCTATGGATGATTATGAGGAGCTACTCAAGTATTATGAACTACACGAAACTGTTGGTACAG GTGGTTTTGCAAAGGTTAAACTGGCTCGTCACCTACTTACCGGAGAAAAGGttgcaataaaaataatggaCAAGCTGTCTCTGGGG GATGATTTGCCTCGAGTCAAAACAGAAATTGACGCCATGAAGAGCTTAAGCCACCAGAACATTTGTCGGTTATACCAGGTGATTGAGACACCAAAGAAGATATTCATGATTCTAGAG TACTGCCCTGGCGGTGAGCTCTTTGATTACATCATTGCTAAGGATCGCTTAGCAGAAGAGGAAGCGCGCATCTTTTTCCGCCAGATTGTAGCTGCCATTGCATACGTACACAGTCAAGGGTATGCTCACAGGGATCTTAAGCCA GAAAACTTGCTGATTGATGCTGAGCATAACCTGAAGCTGATCGACTTTGGTCTCTGTGCAAAACCATTG GGTGGTCTGGATTACCATCTAAGTACTTGCTGTGGAAGTCCAGCCTATGCAGCACCAGAGTTGATTCAGGGCAAAGCTTACATTGGCTCAGAG GCTGACATTTGGAGCATGGGGGTGCTTTTGTTTGCTCTGCTCTGTGGATTTCTACCATTTGACGATGATAATGTGATGGCGCTCTACAAGAAAATAGTG AGGGGGAAATATGAGACACCAAAATGGCTCTCACCTGCCAGTGAACTACTGCTGCACCAGATGCTGCAG GTGGACCCAAAGAAACGGATTATGGTTAAGCATCTCTTAAGTCACCCGTGGCTCATGCACGGCTACTCATTTGCTGTCCAGTGGCAAAGTAAATACCCT CTTGGACGTCTTGATGAAGACTGCATAACAGAACTCTCGGTGTATCACAAATGTAGCAGAGAAAGTATGGCAGAGATGATTTCAGAG TGGAAATATGATCATGTGACTGCAACATACCTTTTGCTTCAATCAAAGAAAGCACATGGTAAACCTGTTCGTCTAAGGATTCCAAACGTAATGGCAGAAGGTGCTAGCATCACTCCATCCAGAGAACAGAAG GTTTTCAAAAAGGCCCTGTCTTACGATGGGAATCTAGATGGGAATGAAATGGCATGTGGGTTTGGATCCATGGAATTCCTAGCCTGTTGTGAGGAATCTCAGCCTGTTTGCAATACACCCAAAACAAAGCAG CCTCAGTTGTTCCTGGATGGTGGAGAGTTCACATCACCTCTGCTTCCTGTGCCAAGGAGAAGAGCCTCAAAGAAGTATGCCAACAAAGAAAACTCTGGTGCTTGTTCTACAGCAAAGCCAGAGCCATTTGTTCTTCCTCCTCCAAAGACACCAAGAGAGAAGAGAGTGCTTACAACGCCAAATCGTGCATTTCTACCTGAAG AGAGAAGTCAAGCAGCCACCAGTGAGACCCCAGTTAAGCTACCATCTTCTACAAAACCGGGTGAATTAGAAGCCGGAGTCATTAGCCCTGAGAGAAG GTGTCGCTCAGTGGAAGTGGACTTGAACCAAGCTCATTTTGAAAGTGGTCAGAAGAGAAAAGGAACCAAGGTTTTTGGGAGCCTTGAAAGAGGCTTGGATAAAGTTATTACAATGCTTACACCAAACAAAAAGAGAGGCTCAACCAAAGATGGTCCAAGGAAATTAAAG GCTCATTACAACGTGACTACAACAAACTTATTAAATCCAGATGAGCTGTTGAAGGAAATAATTGCAATCCTTCCCAAAAAACAAGTTGAATTTGTACAGAAGGG CTATAAACTGAAGTGCCAGACCCAGTCAGACTTTGGCAAAGTGACAATGCAGTTTGAGCTGGAAGTTTGCCAACTAAGCAAACCTGAAGGAGTGGGCATTCGGAGGCAGCGGCTGAAGGGAGACGCATGGGTCTACAAAAGACTAGTGGAAGATATCCTATGTAGCTGCAAGCTATAA